In Paramisgurnus dabryanus chromosome 7, PD_genome_1.1, whole genome shotgun sequence, the following are encoded in one genomic region:
- the LOC135757777 gene encoding SH3 and cysteine-rich domain-containing protein 3-like — protein MAQFDSMGDKDSLDIHDNPPAPDNVVIEEDHTVYFIYDEEVEEEEKDEPPPSEPIQPVNDRPHKFKDHYCKKPKFCDVCARMIVLNNKFALRCKDCKSSIHHQCVTYVQFQRCFGKIPPGFRRAYSCPLYSAQQNTTAQTNRTDPVYETLRIGVIMANKERKKTSEDKKHMMMMMMEEEESQPKPDEGTGEREGEKKEKATDDKNKKPQPGKLGVFSQSHYYLALYRFKAIEKDDLDVHPGDRITVIDDSNEEWWRGKIGDRSGFVPANYIIRVRSGETVYKVTRSFVGNREMGQITLKKDQIVVKKGEEVNGYLKVSTGRKLGFFPSDILLEI, from the exons ATGGCACAGTTTGATTC tATGGGTGACAAGGACTCATTGGATATTCATGACAATCCTCCTGCACCAGACAATGTGGTGATAGAGGAAGATCATACA GTGTATTTTATTTATGATGAAGAGGTTGAAGAGGAGGAAAAGGATGAACCTCCACCTTCAGAACCGATTCAACCAGTAAACGACAGACCACACAAGTTTAAAGATCACTACTGCAAGAAGCCCAAGTTCTGTGATGTGTGTGCCAGGATGATCGTGC TCAATAATAAATTTGCTCTGCGGTGTAAGGACTGTAAGAGTAGCATCCATCATCAGTGTGTGACTTATGTGCAGTTTCAGCGCTGCTTCGGCAAAATA CCTCCAGGTTTCAGACGAGCGTATAGTTGTCCTCTCTACAGCGCTCAACAAAACACCACA g CTCAAACAAACCGCACTGATCCCGTGTACGAGACGCTGCGTATCGGCGTCATCATGGCCAATAAAGAGAGGAAGAAGACTTCAGAAGACAAAAAACAC atgatgatgatgatgatggaggAAGAGGAGTCACAGCCGAAACCAGATGAGGGCACCGGAGAGCGAG AAGGGGAGAAGAAAGAGAAAGCAACAGATGATAAG AATAAAAAGCCTCAGCCGGGCAAACTGGGCGTCTTCTCTCAATCTCATTATTATCTCGCTCTCTATCGTTTCAAAGCCATAGAGAAAGATGATCTAGATGTGCA TCCAGGTGATCGAATCACAGTAATAGACGACTCCAATGAAGAGTGGTGGAGA GGGAAGATTGGGGACAGGTCTGGCTTTGTGCCGGCAAATTACATCATCCGGGTGCGCTCAGGAGAGACTGTGTACAAGGTCACAAGATCCTTTGTTGGAAACCGAGAAATGGGCCAAATAACACTGAAAAAagaccag ATTGTAGTGAAGAAGGGAGAAGAAGTGAATGGATATTTAAAGGTCAGCACTGGACGTAAGCTGGGCTTCTTCCCTTCTGACATCTTACTGGAGATCTGA